One Vigna unguiculata cultivar IT97K-499-35 chromosome 7, ASM411807v1, whole genome shotgun sequence genomic region harbors:
- the LOC114191043 gene encoding exosome complex component CSL4 isoform X2, translating into MEEEKEAVMVTPGEVLGRSSDVKAGRGAYAAPHNNTVYASLTGFRRTIPPPPDSPDKRPTVEVTGHKAHGPVPQPGSIVIVTKVMARSASADIMCVGSKCVREKFTGIIRQQDVRATEIDKVDMHLSFHPGDIVKALVLSLGDARAYFLSTAKNELGVVSAESIAGATMVPVSWTEMQCPVTGQIEQRKVAKAAS; encoded by the exons atggaagaagagaaagaagcagTGATGGTAACACCGGGAGAAGTGTTGGGAAGAAGCAGCGATGTCAAAGCAGGGAGAGGAGCATACGCAGCGCCTCATAACAACACCGTTTACGCCTCCCTAACCGGCTTCCGCCGTACCATTCCTCCGCCGCCGGACTCTCCTGACAAG AGGCCGACTGTTGAAGTAACTGGTCACAAGGCGCATGGACCTGTTCCACAACCTGGATCTATTGTCATT GTCACCAAAGTGATGGCTCGGTCCGCTTCTGCTGATATTATGTGTGTTGGATCTAAGTGTGTTCGAGAAAAATTTACCGGCATTATCAG ACAGCAAGATGTTAGAGCTACAGAAATTGATAAAGTAGACATGCACCTGTCTTTTCATCCCGGTGATATAGTTAAAGCTCTTGTG CTTTCTCTTGGAGATGCACGGGCGTACTTTCTATCTACTGCAAAGAATGAACTCGGTGTTGTTTCTGCAGAAAGCATTGCTG GTGCAACCATGGTTCCAGTAAGTTGGACTGAGATGCAGTGCCCTGTAACTGGACAAATCGAGCAAAGAAAGGTTGCAAAGGCTGCAAGCTGA
- the LOC114191043 gene encoding exosome complex component CSL4 isoform X1, with amino-acid sequence MEEEKEAVMVTPGEVLGRSSDVKAGRGAYAAPHNNTVYASLTGFRRTIPPPPDSPDKRPTVEVTGHKAHGPVPQPGSIVIVRVTKVMARSASADIMCVGSKCVREKFTGIIRQQDVRATEIDKVDMHLSFHPGDIVKALVLSLGDARAYFLSTAKNELGVVSAESIAGATMVPVSWTEMQCPVTGQIEQRKVAKAAS; translated from the exons atggaagaagagaaagaagcagTGATGGTAACACCGGGAGAAGTGTTGGGAAGAAGCAGCGATGTCAAAGCAGGGAGAGGAGCATACGCAGCGCCTCATAACAACACCGTTTACGCCTCCCTAACCGGCTTCCGCCGTACCATTCCTCCGCCGCCGGACTCTCCTGACAAG AGGCCGACTGTTGAAGTAACTGGTCACAAGGCGCATGGACCTGTTCCACAACCTGGATCTATTGTCATTgtgcgg GTCACCAAAGTGATGGCTCGGTCCGCTTCTGCTGATATTATGTGTGTTGGATCTAAGTGTGTTCGAGAAAAATTTACCGGCATTATCAG ACAGCAAGATGTTAGAGCTACAGAAATTGATAAAGTAGACATGCACCTGTCTTTTCATCCCGGTGATATAGTTAAAGCTCTTGTG CTTTCTCTTGGAGATGCACGGGCGTACTTTCTATCTACTGCAAAGAATGAACTCGGTGTTGTTTCTGCAGAAAGCATTGCTG GTGCAACCATGGTTCCAGTAAGTTGGACTGAGATGCAGTGCCCTGTAACTGGACAAATCGAGCAAAGAAAGGTTGCAAAGGCTGCAAGCTGA
- the LOC114191042 gene encoding uncharacterized protein LOC114191042 — translation MASAALQFWYWTAPISHRYPNQLASLTSSLKFATPISATNSIYLPKPLTVRFALTESDSPKSIGPDPQTLLQEIAGSLDLPPDYFAQFPRDLRLDLNDAAFDLSNGPVLDECGQELGETLLNLSRAWELADTSTSHSLVKKIPLIEAKLTGSAKSALGKRLISAGRRFQSMGQYGQGEPQKIAKAMIAAGRALSTSSSSAVTVEEPKEETRVLKFGELQVEITPDKANIGAVIGFVFGILSWEIAQGIQNIPDSSLEYANDNALLLAKSLKGALLALFYFSTFLSAFTSGGLVLLGFQLKSNKG, via the exons ATGGCTTCGGCTGCGCTTCAATTCTGGTATTGGACAGCTCCTATATCCCACCGTTACCCCAATCAGTTGGCTTCCCTAACCTCCTCACTCAAATTCGCCACTCCTATTTCTGCCACCAATTCCATTTATCTTCCAAAACCTCTTACTGTGCGTTTTGCTCTGACTGAATCCGACTCGCCCAAATCGATTGGACCTGACCCTCAAACCCTGCTCCAAGAAATTGCT GGCAGTTTAGACCTTCCTCCTGATTACTTTGCACAGTTTCCCCGCGACCTTCGATTAGAC CTAAACGACGCCGCATTCGACCTTTCAAACGGACCTGTTTTAGATGAG TGTGGTCAAGAGTTGGGAGAGACTTTGCTAAACCTCTCTCGAGCTTGGGAACTTGCTGACACATCAACATCCCACTCTTTAGTGAAAAAGATTCCTTTGATTGAGGCCAAGTTGACAGGTTCTGCCAAATCAG CACTTGGAAAGCGTTTGATATCTGCTGGAAGAAGGTTTCAATCAATGGGACAGTATGGCCAAGGTGAGCCACAAAAG ATTGCAAAAGCAATGATTGCAGCTGGCAGAGCTCTATCTACTAGTTCATCGTCGGCAGTGACAGTTGAAGAACCGAAAGAGGAGACGAGGGTGCTGAAA TTTGGAGAGTTGCAGGTTGAAATAACACCAGATAAGGCCAATATCGGTGCTGTAATTGGATTTGTTTTCGG GATTCTTTCGTGGGAAATTGCTCAGGGAATTCAAAACATTCCGGACAGTTCTTTGGAGTATGCAAACGACAACGCTTTGCTGCTTGCTAAG TCTTTAAAGGGAGCATTGCTTGCTCTTTTCTACTTCTCAACGTTCTTGTCTGCATTTACCTCGGGGGGACTTGTTCTACTTGGGTTTCAGCTCAAATCAAACAAAGGTTGA